Proteins encoded by one window of Kribbella italica:
- a CDS encoding recombinase family protein: protein MPIKAAVYVRISRDSQGEGLGVARQLQACRDMAAAKGWEIDDAWILNENDVSAVKSPRPLFERLLKGMESGQVQAVLAFKVDRLMRRLDDMVRLWDVAKRRNVLVTTVSGELDLTTPTGRSNAMLWGVLAAIEIENLRDRLERKALQSVNAGRNANGGSRPFGWDSTRTQHVLEEAEIIRDAAARLIDGESLTSVAKDLNRRGIRTAGWTDRLRKAEQELAEQRKSDPDAGPLQLPPVIPWDVRKLSDVLSNERHAGRVEHRGKVVLGPDGQPVKAQWEPILEPDVFDRLQAAIAARRQVSDAWTGERRHLLSGTLLRCGFEGCGQRLLPDQQTGGAYAYRHRGHVSRNRDHVDRIVLAAVIKRADENPIEVTSWERAERADLSVEIERVERQLSNLEDQFLQHGGDAARLARMTATLDAQLQTLKAERLDMLEFETGVRWASFDMSEMLAESASLLPNDDPNKSQAIEEQRSAIRMYVQRIVIHPTKMRGNRFDESSVKIVWRDVNRLRWRATVEA from the coding sequence GGGAGATCGACGACGCGTGGATCCTGAACGAGAACGATGTCTCTGCCGTGAAGAGCCCGCGTCCGCTGTTCGAGCGGCTGCTGAAGGGCATGGAGTCAGGGCAGGTGCAGGCGGTCCTCGCGTTCAAGGTCGACCGGTTGATGCGTCGTCTGGATGACATGGTGCGGCTGTGGGACGTGGCGAAGCGGCGGAACGTGCTGGTGACGACGGTGTCCGGCGAGCTGGACCTGACGACGCCGACCGGCCGGTCGAACGCGATGTTGTGGGGCGTGCTGGCGGCGATCGAGATTGAGAACCTGCGGGATCGGTTGGAGCGGAAGGCGCTGCAGTCGGTGAACGCTGGCCGGAATGCGAACGGCGGGTCGCGACCGTTCGGGTGGGACTCGACCAGGACTCAGCACGTCTTGGAAGAGGCGGAGATCATCCGGGATGCTGCGGCACGGCTCATCGACGGCGAGTCGCTGACGTCGGTGGCCAAAGACCTGAACCGCCGAGGTATCCGGACGGCGGGGTGGACCGACCGGCTCCGAAAAGCCGAGCAGGAGTTGGCCGAACAGCGGAAGTCCGACCCGGACGCGGGGCCGCTGCAGTTGCCGCCGGTGATTCCGTGGGACGTGCGGAAGCTGTCGGATGTGCTGTCGAACGAGCGGCACGCTGGGCGGGTGGAGCACCGCGGCAAGGTGGTGCTCGGCCCGGATGGGCAGCCGGTCAAGGCGCAGTGGGAACCGATCCTGGAGCCGGACGTCTTCGACCGGCTGCAGGCTGCGATCGCGGCCCGTCGGCAGGTTTCGGATGCGTGGACGGGGGAGCGGCGCCACCTGCTGTCCGGGACGCTTCTCCGCTGCGGGTTTGAGGGGTGTGGTCAACGGTTGCTGCCCGATCAGCAGACGGGCGGGGCGTACGCGTACCGGCACCGCGGGCACGTGTCGCGGAACCGTGACCACGTGGACCGGATCGTCTTGGCGGCGGTGATCAAGCGCGCTGACGAGAACCCGATCGAGGTGACATCGTGGGAGCGGGCCGAGCGCGCCGACCTGTCCGTTGAGATCGAGCGCGTCGAGCGGCAGCTGAGCAACCTGGAGGATCAGTTCCTCCAGCACGGCGGCGACGCTGCACGGCTGGCCCGGATGACGGCCACCCTCGATGCGCAGTTGCAGACGCTGAAGGCCGAGCGCCTGGACATGCTGGAGTTCGAGACCGGTGTCCGGTGGGCCAGCTTCGACATGTCCGAGATGCTCGCCGAGTCGGCGTCGCTGCTGCCGAACGACGACCCGAACAAGTCGCAGGCGATCGAGGAGCAGCGGTCAGCGATCCGGATGTACGTCCAGCGGATCGTGATCCACCCGACGAAGATGCGCGGTAACCGGTTCGACGAGTCGTCCGTCAAGATCGTGTGGCGTGACGTGAATCGGCTGCGTTGGCGGGCCACCGTGGAGGCGTGA
- a CDS encoding helix-turn-helix domain-containing protein, with the protein MQHNPLAEEKPGSRRRLGEEVPAMEVVEVIATPRGVQPAKAVLVLRGITIRHAAAQTDYDRNYVGAVLNGRMVPGPKFKRRMSAFLELPEDELFRDRSEQMAS; encoded by the coding sequence ATGCAGCACAACCCCCTGGCGGAGGAAAAACCCGGCTCGCGAAGGCGACTCGGAGAAGAAGTACCCGCTATGGAGGTGGTGGAAGTGATCGCAACACCGCGAGGCGTCCAGCCCGCGAAGGCCGTTCTGGTTCTGCGCGGCATCACAATCCGGCACGCAGCCGCCCAGACCGACTACGACCGGAACTACGTCGGCGCCGTGTTGAACGGCCGCATGGTGCCGGGCCCGAAGTTCAAGCGGCGGATGTCGGCGTTCCTGGAACTGCCCGAGGACGAGTTGTTCCGCGACCGATCGGAGCAGATGGCGTCCTGA
- a CDS encoding helix-turn-helix domain-containing protein, with the protein MTKVAGTTDSAGFGIVPRHLRGKLKANEIAVYVALSWRTDAEGGSFPSHATIAEEAGCSVSTVQRALKRLQELGLVVWQSRSRENGAQTSNRYRLDLYGAGLRAPRSQGPTPSVTGTDEREPREREPVTTAAARAADGSALPSALRRKGKPTKQETPTAESLMISETEEEAERRHERERAESTIGTDAVEGVETACARAGVKLTRAEKVGLYVLLATEPVDVRELALYLLEDWNTPDHVPKPGPMMAGRVRAAIEQAKRSLAVAS; encoded by the coding sequence ATGACCAAGGTAGCAGGGACCACGGACAGCGCGGGGTTTGGAATCGTCCCGCGTCACCTCCGGGGCAAGTTGAAGGCGAACGAGATCGCCGTGTACGTGGCGCTGTCATGGCGGACGGACGCCGAGGGCGGATCGTTCCCGTCGCACGCAACGATCGCGGAGGAGGCCGGATGTTCGGTGTCGACCGTCCAGCGCGCTCTGAAGCGGCTGCAGGAGTTGGGGTTGGTGGTGTGGCAGTCCCGCAGCCGCGAGAACGGCGCGCAGACGTCGAACCGCTACCGGCTCGACCTGTACGGCGCGGGACTGCGAGCCCCCCGGTCACAGGGACCGACCCCCTCAGTCACAGGGACCGACGAACGAGAACCACGGGAACGAGAACCAGTAACTACGGCTGCAGCTCGCGCTGCAGATGGCTCGGCGTTGCCGAGCGCGCTGCGACGCAAGGGCAAGCCGACGAAGCAGGAGACGCCGACGGCCGAGTCGCTGATGATCAGCGAGACGGAGGAAGAGGCCGAGCGGCGGCACGAGCGCGAACGCGCGGAGAGCACGATCGGGACCGACGCCGTCGAAGGCGTCGAGACAGCATGCGCGCGGGCAGGTGTGAAGCTGACGCGGGCGGAGAAGGTGGGCCTGTACGTGTTGCTGGCCACGGAGCCAGTGGACGTGAGAGAGCTGGCGCTGTACCTGCTGGAGGACTGGAACACACCCGACCATGTCCCGAAGCCCGGCCCGATGATGGCTGGTCGTGTGCGCGCAGCGATCGAACAGGCGAAGAGGTCGTTGGCGGTGGCGTCGTGA
- a CDS encoding helix-turn-helix domain-containing protein, whose protein sequence is MFEFGVRARELLHVRGLSLRAAARSLYVDHAYLSRVLSGRQKPSADLVERLDELLRADGVLLALMPDPEPADEVERISGALGNRYRPDDAVADWVARCLVEHRLVEDRIGGAAILPVVKAQLATVDQLRGDADGHVRDRLLQLGSEYGQFLGWVYEDARDFTNATRWYDLTGELAIEAGNPNMAATVRSMKAHAAWLQNDGFRTVRLAEAALWHDGRVAPGVDALSLAQLARGHAMQNDPDAAHRALDRARERWDASAADPDSEPPWVYFSGPTWYLHQQALVEIELGRGDAAVSLLDDAVKALPESYHRDRVRFLAFKARALVLTGELAAAADLAEGLAPDAVALNGSAVHDLRGVATTISGQLPVRGRELAAVLKAG, encoded by the coding sequence GTGTTCGAGTTCGGCGTGCGTGCCCGCGAGTTGCTGCACGTTCGCGGCCTGTCCCTCCGGGCTGCCGCGCGCTCTCTGTACGTCGACCACGCCTACCTGTCGCGGGTCCTGTCCGGTCGACAGAAGCCGTCAGCGGACCTTGTCGAGCGCCTGGACGAACTCCTGCGCGCGGACGGTGTGCTGCTCGCCCTGATGCCTGACCCGGAGCCAGCCGACGAGGTCGAGCGGATCTCCGGTGCTCTCGGCAACCGGTACCGCCCCGACGACGCCGTAGCCGACTGGGTGGCCCGCTGCCTGGTTGAACACCGCCTGGTCGAGGACCGGATCGGGGGCGCCGCGATCCTGCCGGTGGTCAAGGCTCAGCTCGCCACCGTCGACCAGCTGCGCGGCGACGCCGACGGGCACGTACGGGACCGGCTGCTCCAGCTCGGCTCGGAGTACGGCCAGTTTCTCGGCTGGGTCTACGAAGATGCCCGCGACTTCACCAACGCCACCCGCTGGTACGACCTCACCGGCGAACTGGCGATCGAGGCAGGCAATCCGAACATGGCCGCAACGGTCCGGTCGATGAAGGCGCACGCCGCGTGGCTCCAGAACGACGGCTTCCGCACCGTCCGGCTGGCCGAAGCGGCGCTCTGGCACGACGGCCGCGTCGCCCCGGGGGTCGATGCGCTCAGCCTCGCCCAACTCGCCCGCGGACACGCGATGCAGAACGACCCCGACGCCGCGCACCGGGCCCTCGACCGGGCACGCGAACGCTGGGACGCCTCAGCCGCCGACCCCGACAGCGAACCACCCTGGGTCTACTTCTCCGGCCCGACCTGGTACCTACACCAGCAGGCTCTCGTTGAGATCGAGCTGGGCCGAGGTGATGCAGCGGTGAGTCTCCTGGACGACGCGGTGAAGGCGCTGCCCGAGAGCTATCACCGCGACCGGGTCCGGTTCCTTGCGTTCAAGGCGCGCGCCCTGGTGCTCACCGGCGAGCTGGCTGCTGCCGCTGACCTGGCCGAAGGGCTCGCACCCGACGCTGTCGCTCTGAACGGGTCCGCGGTGCACGACCTCCGTGGGGTCGCCACAACGATCAGCGGCCAGCTCCCGGTACGAGGCAGAGAACTGGCCGCCGTGCTGAAGGCTGGCTGA
- a CDS encoding recombinase family protein translates to MIRAYTRVSTVEQADSGAGLAAQRDAITREAAYRDWGEVEWYVDGGESGKDLERPDMTRLLSEIARGDVLVTSKVDRVSRSLVDFATLMERSQREGWSIIALDLGLDLSTPQGEFVATILAGFARMERRLIGDRTRDAMAAMKANGKRFGSRSRLPVEVQERIEALHCSGRAMTAIAELLTAEQVPTSTGCATWYASTIRSVLQARANDRLAGLL, encoded by the coding sequence ATGATCCGGGCGTACACGAGGGTGTCGACGGTCGAGCAGGCCGACTCAGGCGCGGGCCTGGCAGCGCAGCGGGACGCGATCACCCGCGAGGCGGCGTACCGGGACTGGGGCGAGGTCGAGTGGTACGTGGACGGCGGCGAGTCCGGCAAGGACCTGGAGCGGCCGGACATGACGCGGCTGCTGTCGGAGATCGCGCGCGGGGACGTGCTGGTGACCAGCAAGGTCGACCGGGTGAGCCGGTCGCTGGTCGACTTCGCGACCCTGATGGAGCGGTCGCAGCGTGAGGGCTGGTCGATCATCGCGCTGGACCTGGGCCTCGATCTCTCGACACCGCAGGGCGAGTTCGTCGCGACGATCCTTGCGGGCTTCGCGCGGATGGAGCGGCGGTTGATCGGTGACCGCACCCGGGACGCGATGGCGGCGATGAAGGCGAACGGGAAGCGGTTCGGCAGCCGGTCACGCCTCCCGGTCGAGGTCCAGGAGCGGATCGAGGCGCTGCACTGCTCGGGCCGGGCGATGACAGCGATCGCGGAGTTGCTGACCGCCGAGCAGGTGCCAACGTCGACCGGGTGCGCGACCTGGTACGCGTCTACGATCCGGAGCGTGCTGCAGGCCCGGGCCAACGACCGGTTGGCGGGCCTGCTGTGA
- a CDS encoding DUF998 domain-containing protein produces the protein MRPEGSLLAGRAIWLVVPPAYFGLQLAVVAAWPVPYEFLHHTVSDLGWTTCTTEQRPGGVLRSCSPRHAWFNSGGIVLYLLLALGAVLLRGLSTRPRWFVALWAVIAVFGIATSLVPGDVSIELHSLLAVPLFLATLAVLVLSAATMRGTFAGRAAAVTAVISVIGLAGLVLALGGRGPVGLMERLAAETVYLWVFTVAVVSRGRSSARSAPHPVEGRSGGSRAGLPW, from the coding sequence ATGAGACCTGAGGGATCGCTCCTGGCCGGCCGCGCGATCTGGCTGGTCGTCCCGCCGGCCTACTTCGGCCTGCAGTTGGCCGTCGTCGCCGCCTGGCCCGTGCCGTACGAGTTCCTGCACCACACGGTCAGCGACCTGGGCTGGACGACCTGCACCACCGAGCAGCGGCCGGGCGGAGTCCTTCGGTCGTGCTCGCCCCGCCACGCCTGGTTCAACTCCGGCGGGATCGTGCTCTACCTGCTGCTCGCGCTCGGCGCGGTCCTACTGCGCGGCCTGTCCACCCGCCCGCGCTGGTTCGTCGCGCTCTGGGCCGTGATCGCGGTCTTCGGGATCGCGACCTCGCTGGTCCCGGGGGACGTCTCGATCGAGCTCCACTCGCTGCTCGCCGTACCGCTGTTCCTGGCGACACTCGCCGTGCTGGTCCTCAGCGCGGCGACGATGCGCGGAACCTTCGCGGGCCGTGCCGCGGCCGTCACGGCGGTGATCTCGGTGATCGGGCTGGCCGGGCTGGTCCTGGCGCTCGGCGGCCGGGGGCCGGTCGGGCTGATGGAACGGCTGGCCGCGGAGACGGTCTATCTGTGGGTGTTCACCGTCGCCGTCGTCAGCCGAGGGCGGTCGTCAGCTCGGTCAGCGCCTCACCCAGTGGAAGGTCGATCCGGTGGGTCGCGAGCGGGTCTCCCCTGGTGA
- a CDS encoding GDSL-type esterase/lipase family protein, translating to MKLSRAVAVFTTLATLGAVSVTGPAQATAPDRSPVTPKASYSKYVALGDSYTSAPLVPLPELLSLGCLRSTSNYPKLLAGMLHIYRFTDVSCGGADTTHMTTPQSTPLGVAAPQFDALTPDTDLVTLGIGGNDFGVFGRIIDTCPKLRDSDPAGAPCKERFTVDGVDTLKADIAKTQGRITEVAKAIKVRSPKATVVLIGYPKIAPEKGTCPDILPFADGDYGYLYSIEQELNKAVSNAAKAAGAQYLDTFGPSTGHDACAPDGQAWIQGKDVNLLRAFNYHPRFEGQAGVASLTYKKLSGAPETVTADEQARFARQARELSSKAAKTSLPEAYRAHVDRLRTGAQR from the coding sequence GTGAAGCTTTCCCGTGCAGTCGCCGTGTTCACCACGCTGGCCACCCTCGGCGCGGTGTCGGTCACCGGCCCCGCCCAGGCCACCGCGCCGGACCGGTCCCCGGTCACCCCGAAGGCGTCGTACAGCAAGTACGTCGCGCTCGGTGACTCCTACACCTCCGCACCGCTGGTGCCGCTGCCGGAGCTGCTCTCGCTGGGCTGCCTGCGCTCGACCAGCAACTACCCCAAGCTGCTCGCGGGCATGCTGCACATCTACCGCTTCACCGACGTCAGCTGCGGCGGCGCCGACACCACCCACATGACCACGCCGCAGAGCACGCCGCTGGGCGTCGCCGCGCCGCAGTTCGACGCGCTGACACCGGACACCGACCTGGTCACGCTCGGGATCGGCGGCAACGACTTCGGCGTGTTCGGCCGCATCATCGACACCTGCCCGAAGCTGCGCGACAGCGACCCCGCGGGCGCGCCCTGCAAGGAGCGCTTCACCGTCGACGGCGTCGACACCCTGAAGGCCGACATCGCCAAGACCCAGGGCCGGATCACCGAGGTCGCCAAGGCGATCAAGGTGCGCTCGCCGAAGGCGACCGTGGTCCTGATCGGGTACCCGAAGATCGCGCCGGAGAAGGGCACCTGCCCGGACATCCTGCCGTTCGCCGACGGCGACTACGGCTATCTGTACTCGATCGAGCAGGAGCTCAACAAGGCGGTCTCGAACGCCGCGAAGGCGGCCGGGGCGCAGTACCTCGACACCTTCGGGCCGTCGACCGGCCACGACGCCTGCGCCCCCGACGGCCAGGCGTGGATCCAGGGCAAGGACGTCAACCTGCTGCGGGCGTTCAACTACCACCCGCGGTTCGAGGGTCAGGCCGGCGTCGCGTCGCTGACCTACAAGAAGCTGTCCGGCGCACCGGAGACGGTGACGGCGGACGAACAGGCCAGGTTCGCGCGGCAGGCCCGCGAGCTGAGCAGCAAGGCCGCGAAGACCAGCCTGCCGGAGGCCTACCGGGCCCACGTGGACCGCCTACGGACCGGCGCGCAACGCTGA
- a CDS encoding bifunctional riboflavin kinase/FAD synthetase, whose translation MRVWHGLDEVGPDYGPSVVTIGNFDGVHRGHQEVLAHARARAEQLGGLPVVALTFDPHPMAVLRPDKAPATISEPEERAKLLGDAGADAVLILPFDKETSNWSPQEFIDRVLVGTLHVQAVVVGENFRFGHKAAGHVDTLVEAGAAAGFEVEGLALRGEGQPWSSTYVRELIAAGDVEKVAVALGRPLRVVGTVVEGDKRGRELGYPTANIPAESGSAIPLDGVYAGWLRVLEPAPGAPAYGDAFPAAISVGSNPTFDGIDRRVESYVLDRDDLELYGSRVAVDFVARLRGSQIRFDTIEALLVQMKTDVDQARRLLTGDTPG comes from the coding sequence ATGCGTGTCTGGCACGGTTTGGACGAAGTGGGCCCTGACTACGGTCCGTCGGTCGTCACCATCGGCAACTTCGACGGCGTGCACCGCGGCCACCAGGAGGTGCTGGCGCACGCCCGCGCGCGGGCCGAGCAGCTCGGTGGTCTGCCGGTGGTCGCGCTCACCTTCGACCCGCACCCGATGGCCGTGCTGCGCCCCGACAAGGCGCCCGCGACGATCAGCGAGCCGGAGGAGCGGGCCAAGCTGCTCGGCGACGCCGGGGCCGACGCGGTGCTCATCCTGCCGTTCGACAAGGAGACGTCGAACTGGTCGCCCCAGGAGTTCATCGACCGCGTCCTGGTCGGCACCCTGCACGTCCAGGCCGTCGTCGTCGGCGAGAACTTCCGGTTCGGCCACAAGGCGGCCGGGCACGTCGACACCCTGGTCGAGGCGGGGGCCGCGGCCGGGTTCGAGGTCGAGGGCCTCGCGCTGCGCGGTGAGGGCCAGCCCTGGTCGTCGACGTACGTCCGGGAGCTGATCGCGGCCGGCGACGTCGAGAAGGTCGCGGTCGCGCTGGGCCGCCCGTTGCGGGTCGTCGGCACGGTGGTCGAGGGCGACAAGCGCGGCCGCGAGCTCGGCTACCCGACCGCGAACATCCCGGCCGAGTCCGGGTCCGCGATCCCGCTCGACGGCGTGTACGCCGGATGGCTGCGCGTGCTCGAGCCGGCGCCCGGCGCTCCGGCGTACGGCGATGCCTTCCCGGCCGCGATCAGCGTCGGCAGCAACCCGACGTTCGACGGGATCGACCGCCGGGTCGAGTCGTACGTGCTGGACCGCGACGACCTGGAGCTGTACGGCTCGCGGGTCGCGGTGGACTTCGTGGCCCGGCTGCGTGGCTCGCAGATCCGCTTCGACACGATCGAGGCGCTGCTGGTCCAGATGAAGACCGACGTCGACCAGGCGCGGCGCCTGCTGACGGGGGACACCCCAGGGTGA
- the rpsO gene encoding 30S ribosomal protein S15 — MSSANPEAKKKIIGEYALTEGDTGSPEVQVALLTHRIADLTEHLKEHKHDHHSRRGLLLLVGQRRRLLNYLAKKDINRYRSLIERLGLRR, encoded by the coding sequence GTGTCGTCTGCCAATCCTGAGGCGAAGAAGAAGATCATCGGCGAGTACGCCCTGACCGAGGGCGACACCGGTTCCCCCGAGGTCCAGGTCGCGCTGCTCACGCACCGCATCGCCGACCTGACCGAGCACCTGAAGGAGCACAAGCACGACCACCACAGCCGTCGTGGCCTGCTGCTCCTGGTCGGTCAGCGCCGCCGGCTGCTGAACTACCTGGCGAAGAAGGACATCAACCGCTACCGGTCCCTGATCGAGCGGCTGGGTCTGCGCCGATGA
- a CDS encoding polyribonucleotide nucleotidyltransferase codes for MEGAQYAEAVIDNGSFGTRTIRFETGRLAQQAAGSAAAYLDGDTMVLSATTASKKPKDQFDFFPLTVDVEERMYAAGRIPGSFFRREGRPSEEAILTCRLIDRPLRPSFVSGLRNEIQVVITVLALNPDKLYDVLAINAASMSTQIAGLPFSGPIGATRVALIDKQWVAFPTHTELEDAVFDMVVAGRVTDTGDVAIMMVEAESTPGTFDAVAAGKQAPTEEIVAEGLEASKGFIKTLVEAQAALAAAASKPTGEFPVFPDYQDDAFAAVEAEATEELTQALAITGKHDRDDATDAVKAAVVAKLAESFEGREKELSAAFRSLTKKLVRNRVLTEKIRMDGRGLADIRPLKAQVKVLPRVHGSAIFERGETQIMGVTTLNMLRMEQQLDTLSPETRKRYMHNYNFPPYSTGETGRVGSPKRREIGHGALAERALVPVLPSREDFPYALRQVSEALGSNGSTSMGSVCASTLSLLSAGVPLKAPVAGIAMGLISGEVNGETEYVALTDILGAEDAFGDMDFKVAGTKDFVTALQLDTKLDGIPASVLAGALTQAKEARLTILDVMSKAIDAPGEMSEFAPRVISVKVPVDKIGEVIGPKGKMINQITDETGADISIEDDGTVYIGATDGPSADAARAMINAIANPTMPEKGERYLGTVVKTTNFGAFISLLPGKDGLLHISKLRPLAGGKRVEAVEDLLSVGQKLQVEIAEIDDRGKLSLIPVIEGEEGDKADEKADDAEVAAAE; via the coding sequence ATGGAGGGCGCACAGTACGCCGAAGCCGTGATCGACAACGGCAGCTTCGGCACCCGCACCATCCGCTTCGAGACGGGCCGTCTGGCCCAGCAGGCGGCCGGCTCGGCCGCCGCCTACCTCGACGGCGACACGATGGTGCTCTCGGCCACCACGGCCAGCAAGAAGCCCAAGGACCAGTTCGACTTCTTCCCGCTGACGGTGGACGTCGAGGAGCGGATGTACGCCGCCGGCCGCATCCCGGGCTCGTTCTTCCGTCGCGAGGGTCGCCCCTCCGAGGAAGCCATCCTGACCTGCCGGCTGATCGACCGCCCGCTGCGGCCGTCGTTCGTCTCCGGCCTGCGTAACGAGATCCAGGTCGTCATCACCGTCCTGGCGCTGAACCCGGACAAGCTGTACGACGTCCTGGCGATCAACGCCGCGTCGATGTCCACCCAGATCGCCGGGCTGCCGTTCTCGGGCCCGATCGGCGCCACCCGCGTCGCGCTGATCGACAAGCAGTGGGTCGCGTTCCCGACGCACACCGAGCTCGAGGACGCCGTCTTCGACATGGTGGTCGCCGGTCGCGTCACCGACACCGGTGACGTCGCGATCATGATGGTCGAGGCCGAGTCCACGCCGGGCACCTTCGACGCCGTTGCCGCCGGCAAGCAGGCGCCGACCGAGGAGATCGTGGCCGAGGGCCTCGAGGCCTCGAAGGGCTTCATCAAGACGCTGGTCGAGGCGCAGGCCGCGCTGGCCGCCGCCGCGTCCAAGCCGACCGGTGAGTTCCCGGTCTTCCCGGACTACCAGGACGACGCGTTCGCCGCCGTCGAGGCCGAGGCGACCGAGGAGCTGACCCAGGCCCTCGCGATCACCGGCAAGCACGACCGCGACGACGCCACCGACGCCGTCAAGGCCGCCGTGGTCGCCAAGCTGGCCGAGTCCTTCGAGGGACGTGAGAAGGAGCTGTCCGCGGCCTTCCGCTCGCTGACCAAGAAGCTCGTCCGCAACCGCGTGCTGACCGAGAAGATCCGGATGGACGGTCGCGGTCTGGCCGACATCCGCCCGCTCAAGGCGCAGGTCAAGGTGCTGCCGCGGGTGCACGGCTCAGCGATCTTCGAGCGCGGCGAGACCCAGATCATGGGTGTCACCACGCTGAACATGCTCCGGATGGAGCAGCAGCTGGACACGCTGTCGCCGGAGACGCGCAAGCGCTACATGCACAACTACAACTTCCCGCCGTACTCGACCGGTGAGACCGGCCGGGTGGGTTCGCCCAAGCGTCGCGAGATCGGTCACGGTGCGCTCGCCGAGCGCGCCCTCGTGCCGGTGCTGCCGTCGCGCGAGGACTTCCCGTACGCGCTGCGCCAGGTCTCCGAGGCGCTCGGCTCGAACGGCTCCACCTCGATGGGTTCGGTCTGCGCCTCGACGCTGTCGCTGCTGTCGGCCGGTGTGCCGCTGAAGGCGCCGGTCGCGGGCATCGCGATGGGCCTCATCTCCGGTGAGGTCAACGGCGAGACCGAGTACGTCGCGCTGACCGACATCCTGGGCGCGGAGGACGCGTTCGGCGACATGGACTTCAAGGTCGCCGGCACGAAGGACTTCGTCACCGCCCTGCAGCTGGACACCAAGCTGGACGGCATCCCGGCCAGCGTCCTGGCCGGTGCGCTGACCCAGGCCAAGGAAGCCCGCCTGACCATCCTGGACGTGATGTCGAAGGCCATCGACGCGCCGGGTGAGATGAGCGAGTTCGCGCCGCGGGTCATCTCGGTGAAGGTCCCTGTCGACAAGATCGGGGAGGTCATCGGCCCGAAGGGCAAGATGATCAACCAGATCACCGACGAGACCGGTGCCGACATCTCCATCGAGGACGACGGCACGGTGTACATCGGTGCGACGGACGGCCCCTCGGCCGACGCGGCGCGCGCGATGATCAACGCGATCGCCAACCCGACCATGCCGGAGAAGGGCGAGCGCTACCTGGGCACGGTCGTGAAGACGACCAACTTCGGGGCGTTCATCAGCCTGCTGCCGGGCAAGGACGGTCTGCTGCACATCTCGAAGCTGCGCCCGCTGGCCGGTGGCAAGCGCGTCGAGGCGGTCGAGGACCTGCTGTCCGTCGGCCAGAAGCTGCAGGTCGAGATCGCCGAGATCGACGACCGGGGCAAGCTGTCGCTGATCCCCGTCATCGAGGGCGAAGAGGGCGACAAGGCTGACGAGAAGGCCGACGACGCAGAGGTCGCTGCCGCCGAGTGA